In bacterium, the genomic window AGATGGAAGCATTATTGAAGATTTAACCATAGTTGACCCATATCAGATACCGTTACTTAAAGGGATGAAGGATACCTATGTTGATGTCAAGGCAATGTTATCAGATGGTAGTGGCGTAATTATTGAGATGCAGATATTAAATTATGAAGGATTAGAAAAAAGGATTCTCTACAATGCGGCGAAGGCATATTCTACGCAACTTTTATGTGGTGATGAATTTTATC contains:
- a CDS encoding Rpn family recombination-promoting nuclease/putative transposase, translating into MQFLDVKTDFAFKKVFGSKQSKDILINFINSVVKFKDGSIIEDLTIVDPYQIPLLKGMKDTYVDVKAMLSDGSGVIIEMQILNYEGLEKRILYNAAKAYSTQLLCGDEFY